Proteins encoded by one window of Arabidopsis thaliana chromosome 2, partial sequence:
- the VGDH1 gene encoding Plant invertase/pectin methylesterase inhibitor superfamily (VGDH1; FUNCTIONS IN: enzyme inhibitor activity, pectinesterase activity; INVOLVED IN: cell wall modification; LOCATED IN: endomembrane system, cell wall, plant-type cell wall; EXPRESSED IN: male gametophyte, flower, pollen tube; CONTAINS InterPro DOMAIN/s: Pectinesterase, active site (InterPro:IPR018040), Pectin lyase fold/virulence factor (InterPro:IPR011050), Pectinesterase, catalytic (InterPro:IPR000070), Pectinesterase inhibitor (InterPro:IPR006501), Pectin lyase fold (InterPro:IPR012334); BEST Arabidopsis thaliana protein match is: Plant invertase/pectin methylesterase inhibitor superfamily (TAIR:AT2G47040.1); Has 2990 Blast hits to 2923 proteins in 471 species: Archae - 6; Bacteria - 907; Metazoa - 1; Fungi - 197; Plants - 1853; Viruses - 0; Other Eukaryotes - 26 (source: NCBI BLink).): MIGKVVVSVASILLIVGVAIGVVAFINKNGDANLSPQMKAVQGICQSTSDKASCVKTLEPVKSEDPNKLIKAFMLATKDELTKSSNFTGQTEVNMGSSISPNNKAVLDYCKRVFMYALEDLATIIEEMGEDLSQIGSKIDQLKQWLIGVYNYQTDCLDDIEEDDLRKAIGEGIANSKILTTNAIDIFHTVVSAMAKINNKVDDLKNMTGGIPTPGAPPVVDESPVADPDGPARRLLEDIDETGIPTWVSGADRKLMAKAGRGRRGGRGGGARVRTNFVVAKDGSGQFKTVQQAVDACPENNRGRCIIYIKAGLYREQVIIPKKKNNIFMFGDGARKTVISYNRSVALSRGTTTSLSATVQVESEGFMAKWMGFKNTAGPMGHQAAAIRVNGDRAVIFNCRFDGYQDTLYVNNGRQFYRNCVVSGTVDFIFGKSATVIQNTLIVVRKGSKGQYNTVTADGNELGLGMKIGIVLQNCRIVPDRKLTPERLTVATYLGRPWKKFSTTVIMSTEMGDLIRPEGWKIWDGESFHKSCRYVEYNNRGPGAFANRRVNWAKVARSAAEVNGFTAANWLGPINWIQEANVPVTIGL; encoded by the exons atgattggaAAAGTTGTGGTCTCGGTGGCCTCCATCCTCTTAATAGTCGGAGTTGCCATAGGAGTCGTTGccttcataaacaaaaatggcGATGCTAATCTGTCTCCCCAAATGAAAGCGGTTCAAGGAATTTGCCAGTCGACATCCGACAAAGCCTCATGTGTCAAAACTCTCGAGCCGGTCAAGAGCGAGGACCCAAACAAGCTGATCAAGGCTTTCATGCTCGCTACAAAAGACGAATTAACCAAATCGTCTAACTTCACGGGTCAAACCGAAGTAAACATGGGCTCGAGCATCTCGCCAAACAACAAAGCCGTTCTTGATTACTGCAAGAGAGTTTTCATGTACGCTCTTGAGGATCTCGCTACCATTATTGAAGAAATGGGTGAAGATCTTAGCCAGATCGGGAGCAAAATCGACCAGCTCAAACAATGGTTAATCGGTGTTTACAATTACCAAACTGATTGTCTTGACGAtatcgaagaagatgatttaaGAAAGGCGATTGGTGAGGGCATTGCAAACTCCAAGATTCTCACTACCAACGCTATTGACATCTTCCACACTGTCGTTAGCGCCATGGCCAAGATTAACAACAAGGTTGACGACTTGAAGAACATGACAGGCGGAATCCCCACTCCCGGAGCCCCTCCTGTTGTTGATGAATCTCCCGTGGCCGACCCAGATGGTCCTGCTCGTCGTCTTCTTGAAGACATTGACGAGACCGGAATCCCAACATGGGTTTCAGGTGCTGACAGGAAGCTCATGGCTAAGGCTGGACGTGGCCGTAGAGGCGGCCGCGGAGGCGGTGCTAGGGTCAGAACGAACTTTGTGGTGGCTAAGGATGGAAGCGGACAGTTTAAGACGGTTCAACAAGCCGTTGATGCTTGTCCTGAGAATAACCGAGGCCGATGCATCATCTACATCAAGGCCGGTCTCTACAGAGAGCAAGTAATCATccctaagaagaagaacaacatcTTCATGTTTGGAGATGGTGCAAGAAAGACCGTCATTTCTTACAACAGAAGTGTTGCTCTCAGCCGTGGAACCACCACATCCCTCAGTGCCACAGTTC AGGTTGAATCGGAAGGATTCATGGCGAAATGGATGGGATTCAAGAACACCGCCGGTCCAATGGGACACCAAGCCGCGGCTATCCGAGTGAACGGAGACCGTGCCGTGATCTTCAACTGCAGATTCGACGGTTATCAAGACACATTGTACGTTAACAACGGTCGTCAGTTCTACAGAAACTGTGTGGTCTCGGGAACAGTAGACTTCATCTTCGGCAAATCCGCAACCGTGATCCAAAACACACTAATTGTTGTCCGTAAAGGAAGCAAGGGACAATACAACACGGTCACAGCCGATGGAAACGAATTGGGCTTAGGGATGAAAATTGGTATCGTCCTCCAAAACTGCCGCATCGTGCCCGACAGGAAACTAACGCCAGAGAGACTTACGGTGGCGACATACTTGGGAAGGCCGTGGAAGAAATTCTCGACCACCGTGATAATGAGCACCGAGATGGGAGATTTGATTAGACCAGAAGGGTGGAAGATTTGGGATGGGGAAAGTTTCCACAAGTCATGTAGGTACGTTGAGTACAACAACCGTGGACCAGGAGCATTCGCTAACAGAAGAGTTAACTGGGCTAAGGTTGCCAGGTCTGCAGCTGAGGTCAATGGCTTCACAGCTGCTAACTGGTTAGGTCCTATTAACTGGATTCAAGAAGCCAATGTTCCTGTCACAATTggattataa
- the VGD1 gene encoding Plant invertase/pectin methylesterase inhibitor superfamily (VANGUARD1 (VGD1); FUNCTIONS IN: enzyme inhibitor activity, pectinesterase activity; INVOLVED IN: pollen tube growth; LOCATED IN: endomembrane system, cell wall, plant-type cell wall; EXPRESSED IN: male gametophyte, flower, pollen tube; EXPRESSED DURING: L mature pollen stage, M germinated pollen stage; CONTAINS InterPro DOMAIN/s: Pectinesterase, active site (InterPro:IPR018040), Pectin lyase fold/virulence factor (InterPro:IPR011050), Pectinesterase, catalytic (InterPro:IPR000070), Pectinesterase inhibitor (InterPro:IPR006501), Pectin lyase fold (InterPro:IPR012334); BEST Arabidopsis thaliana protein match is: Plant invertase/pectin methylesterase inhibitor superfamily (TAIR:AT2G47030.1); Has 2977 Blast hits to 2908 proteins in 464 species: Archae - 6; Bacteria - 891; Metazoa - 1; Fungi - 197; Plants - 1856; Viruses - 0; Other Eukaryotes - 26 (source: NCBI BLink).), whose product MIGKVVVSVASILLIVGVAIGVVAYINKNGDANLSPQMKAVRGICEATSDKASCVKTLEPVKSDDPNKLIKAFMLATRDAITQSSNFTGKTEGNLGSGISPNNKAVLDYCKKVFMYALEDLSTIVEEMGEDLNQIGSKIDQLKQWLTGVYNYQTDCLDDIEEDDLRKTIGEGIASSKILTSNAIDIFHTVVSAMAKLNLKVEDFKNMTGGIFAPSDKGAAPVNKGTPPVADDSPVADPDGPARRLLEDIDETGIPTWVSGADRKLMTKAGRGSNDGGARIRATFVVAKDGSGQFKTVQQAVNACPEKNPGRCIIHIKAGIYREQVIIPKKKNNIFMFGDGARKTVISYNRSVKLSPGTTTSLSGTVQVESEGFMAKWIGFKNTAGPMGHQAVAIRVNGDRAVIFNCRFDGYQDTLYVNNGRQFYRNIVVSGTVDFIFGKSATVIQNSLIVVRKGNKGQFNTVTADGNEKGLAMKIGIVLQNCRIVPDKKLAAERLIVESYLGRPWKKFSTTVIINSEIGDVIRPEGWKIWDGESFHKSCRYVEYNNRGPGAITNRRVNWVKIARSAAEVNDFTVANWLGPINWIQEANVPVTLGL is encoded by the exons atgaTTGGAAAAGTTGTGGTCTCGGTGGCCTCCATCCTCTTAATAGTTGGAGTTGCCATAGGAGTCGTTGcctacataaacaaaaatggtgATGCTAATCTGTCTCCCCAAATGAAAGCGGTCCGAGGAATTTGCGAGGCGACTTCCGACAAAGCCTCATGTGTCAAAACTCTCGAGCCGGTCAAGAGCGATGACCCAAACAAGCTGATCAAGGCTTTCATGCTCGCTACCAGAGATGCTATAACCCAATCATCAAACTTCACGGGTAAAACCGAAGGAAACTTGGGTTCGGGCATCTCGCCAAACAACAAAGCCGTTCTTGATTACTGCAAGAAAGTTTTCATGTACGCGCTTGAGGATCTCAGCACCATTGTTGAGGAAATGGGTGAAGATCTTAACCAGATCGGGAGCAAAATCGACCAGCTTAAACAATGGTTAACCGGTGTTTACAATTACCAAACTGATTGTCTTGACGAtatcgaagaagatgatttaaGAAAGACTATTGGAGAGGGCATTGCAAGCTCCAAGATTCTCACTAGCAACGCTATTGACATCTTCCACACTGTCGTTAGCGCCATGGCCAAGCTTAACTTGAAGGTCGAGGACTTCAAGAACATGACAGGCGGAATCTTCGCTCCTTCAGACAAAGGAGCAGCTCCCGTCAACAAAGGAACCCCTCCTGTTGCTGATGATTCTCCCGTGGCCGATCCAGATGGTCCTGCTCGCCGTCTTCTTGAAGACATTGACGAGACCGGAATCCCAACATGGGTTTCAGGTGCTGACAGGAAGCTCATGACTAAGGCTGGACGTGGCAGTAATGACGGTGGTGCTAGGATCAGAGCAACCTTTGTGGTGGCTAAGGACGGAAGTGGACAGTTTAAGACTGTTCAACAAGCCGTTAATGCTTGTCCTGAGAAAAACCCAGGCCGTTGCATCATCCACATCAAGGCTGGTATCTACAGAGAGCAAGTGATCATccctaagaagaagaacaacatcTTCATGTTCGGAGATGGTGCAAGAAAGACCGTCATTTCTTACAACAGAAGTGTTAAACTCAGCCCTGGAACCACCACTTCCCTTAGTGGCACAGTCC AGGTTGAGTCCGAAGGATTCATGGCAAAATGGATCGGATTCAAGAACACCGCCGGTCCAATGGGACACCAAGCTGTGGCTATCAGAGTGAACGGAGACCGTGCCGTGATCTTCAACTGCAGGTTCGACGGTTACCAAGACACCTTGTACGTCAACAATGGTCGTCAGTTCTACAGAAACATTGTCGTGTCAGGAACAGTCGACTTCATCTTCGGCAAATCCGCAACCGTGATCCAAAACTCACTCATTGTTGTCCGTAAAGGAAACAAGGGACAATTCAACACGGTCACAGCCGATGGAAACGAAAAGGGTCTAGCGATGAAAATCGGTATCGTCCTCCAAAACTGTCGCATCGTTCCCGACAAGAAACTAGCGGCAGAGAGATTAATCGTGGAGTCATACTTGGGAAGGCCATGGAAGAAATTCTCTACCACCGTGATTATCAACTCCGAGATAGGAGATGTGATTAGACCAGAAGGTTGGAAGATTTGGGATGGGGAAAGTTTCCACAAGTCATGTAGGTACGTTGAGTACAACAACCGTGGACCAGGAGCTATCACTAACCGAAGAGTTAACTGGGTTAAGATCGCCAGGTCTGCAGCTGAGGTCAATGACTTCACTGTTGCTAACTGGTTAGGTCCTATTAACTGGATTCAAGAAGCCAATGTTCCCGTCACGCTTGGATTATAA
- a CDS encoding Plant invertase/pectin methylesterase inhibitor superfamily protein (Plant invertase/pectin methylesterase inhibitor superfamily protein; FUNCTIONS IN: enzyme inhibitor activity, pectinesterase inhibitor activity, pectinesterase activity; INVOLVED IN: biological_process unknown; LOCATED IN: endomembrane system; EXPRESSED IN: 12 plant structures; EXPRESSED DURING: L mature pollen stage, M germinated pollen stage, 4 anthesis, C globular stage, petal differentiation and expansion stage; CONTAINS InterPro DOMAIN/s: Pectinesterase inhibitor (InterPro:IPR006501); BEST Arabidopsis thaliana protein match is: Plant invertase/pectin methylesterase inhibitor superfamily protein (TAIR:AT3G62180.1); Has 79 Blast hits to 78 proteins in 15 species: Archae - 0; Bacteria - 0; Metazoa - 0; Fungi - 0; Plants - 79; Viruses - 0; Other Eukaryotes - 0 (source: NCBI BLink).): MNTPIKLAFLILCIALTATAFIVPAKRDAVSPHHQKAVDGICSVVQDKRLCSITLRNVPSDDPAVLVRYLATAAEASVKKGLKFLSGIKPKYKGNAFATTCITGCEKQLHNALDDFADFWKAAGKNLTSMAENYFTCKKKMTSIFTYHSTCLDDIYDKTLHKVVEGGIGLGKRMSGESVDVFAGMGKVFNTFNIKTKLNQKDTDTLLPPPLSFYYY, encoded by the coding sequence atgaacactCCAATAAAACTCGCCTTTCTCATTCTCTGCATTGCCCTAACCGCAACCGCATTTATAGTCCCAGCAAAACGTGACGCCGTTTCACCACACCACCAAAAAGCCGTCGATGGAATCTGCAGCGTTGTGCAAGACAAACGTCTATGCAGCATTACCTTAAGAAACGTCCCAAGCGATGATCCCGCCGTTTTGGTTCGTTACTTAGCCACGGCAGCAGAAGCGTCCGTTAAAAAGGGTTTGAAGTTCCTCTCcggaatcaaaccaaaatacaaagGAAACGCCTTCGCCACAACATGCATCACCGGCTGCGAGAAACAGCTACACAACGCCTTGGACGACTTTGCAGATTTCTGGAAAGCCGCAGGAAAAAATCTAACGAGCATGGCTGAGAATTACTTCACatgtaagaagaagatgacttcCATCTTCACTTACCATTCCACTTGTCTCGATGACATTTACGACAAGACGTTGCACAAAGTGGTCGAAGGAGGGATTGGCCTTGGGAAAAGAATGAGTGGTGAGTCTGTGGATGTGTTCGCTGGAATGGGCAAAGTCTTTAACACTTTCAACATTAAGACCAAACTTAACCAGAAAGATACCGACACGTTGCTCCCACCACCTTTGTCCTTTTACTactattga